One genomic region from Thalassotalea sp. PS06 encodes:
- a CDS encoding ABC transporter permease has product MSVWATQSWRLFRHELKRGELTIVALALIIAVASVFSLSGFSAQIKSALIQQSNSFIASDRILQSPRPIDEKYVDKANEMGIANAELLEFSSMVFGEEEMVLASVKSVSEGYPLRGNLMIAKVEGNDLADVGASQPPQPGNAFVGQSLLNNLNLKPGDTFELGNSQFKISGVIDKEPDASFSVFTSGPRVLINIKDVPATGVVQPGSRLTYKYLFAGEGIEEFSKWVKPQILDTQRFRDIKDQQSPLARALNRAESYLSLASMLGIILAAVAVSVASRRYGQRHQPMVAVYKSIGASSSFISKLYLLHWTALAGFSIIAGLVIGYGIQYLGIKFMADVVPDVSLTITAFPVMVAVFTGVICAIAFAITPMRQLVATPAISVIRGFSGFERALTWLERTPPLLAVVLLLWIFSQDLVLTTALILGAGAIIFVILVLGHVLINAGRSVGSQAGQAFHLSMANLKRRAKANQVQLVSFTIAIQLLLLMLVVRNDLINEWQAQLPQNTPNQFLVNVSKTQVPAVEGFLEQQGLAASDLYPIVRGRLSAINEEQVRRRVSKEEENASEQGRRGIGRELNLTWHQNLPKENEVIEGEWFSKENPKPEVSVEQRLAERLQIGVGDELTFQIGSEVVSMPVTSIRTVNWQSMQPNFYMIFSESVLADFPATYIAAIYVPAMQKSEFQDFLKNYPTISIIDVDAIISQLRTVISQVSLAVEFILILVLIAGALVLVAQVQASMEERERELAILRTLGAKGSLLTNSVLLEFIILGSIAGLLGSLSMELGVLILQTQVFDMSASIHWQYWILGTVIGATVVGFLGMASCYRLLKLSSLTLIRRTL; this is encoded by the coding sequence ATGTCGGTTTGGGCCACTCAATCCTGGCGGTTATTTCGCCATGAATTAAAGCGTGGAGAGCTGACCATAGTTGCATTGGCATTGATTATCGCCGTTGCCAGTGTGTTCAGCTTATCGGGCTTTTCCGCGCAGATTAAATCTGCTCTTATCCAACAAAGTAATAGTTTTATTGCCAGTGATCGTATTTTGCAATCGCCACGTCCGATTGACGAAAAGTACGTAGACAAGGCCAACGAGATGGGCATCGCTAACGCTGAATTGCTTGAATTTTCTTCTATGGTTTTTGGCGAAGAGGAGATGGTTCTAGCGTCCGTAAAATCGGTTAGCGAGGGTTATCCTCTGCGTGGCAATTTAATGATCGCTAAGGTCGAAGGCAACGATTTGGCTGATGTAGGTGCCAGTCAACCGCCACAACCGGGCAATGCCTTTGTCGGGCAATCGTTGTTAAACAACCTGAATCTAAAACCGGGTGATACCTTTGAGCTTGGAAACAGTCAATTCAAGATATCTGGCGTTATTGACAAAGAACCCGATGCATCATTTAGCGTTTTTACTTCAGGTCCACGAGTGCTTATCAACATCAAAGATGTGCCTGCAACTGGCGTGGTGCAACCGGGAAGTCGCCTGACTTATAAATATCTATTCGCAGGCGAAGGGATTGAAGAGTTTTCAAAGTGGGTAAAACCACAAATTCTCGATACCCAGCGTTTTCGTGATATCAAGGACCAACAAAGCCCACTTGCAAGGGCGTTGAATCGTGCGGAAAGTTATTTATCTCTGGCTAGCATGTTGGGAATTATTCTTGCAGCGGTGGCGGTGTCGGTGGCTTCGAGACGTTATGGCCAACGCCATCAACCTATGGTTGCCGTTTACAAATCTATCGGTGCATCGTCGTCGTTTATTTCTAAATTGTATCTCCTGCACTGGACCGCATTGGCAGGCTTTTCGATCATAGCGGGTCTGGTAATCGGTTATGGTATCCAATATTTGGGTATTAAATTCATGGCGGATGTAGTGCCAGATGTATCGTTAACAATAACCGCTTTCCCGGTAATGGTTGCGGTTTTCACTGGAGTTATTTGTGCGATTGCGTTTGCGATTACGCCGATGCGACAGCTAGTGGCAACACCCGCAATATCGGTTATTCGCGGCTTTAGCGGCTTTGAACGTGCATTAACCTGGTTAGAAAGAACGCCACCATTATTAGCAGTGGTGTTGCTGTTATGGATATTTAGTCAGGATCTAGTGTTAACGACAGCCCTTATTCTAGGTGCCGGAGCCATCATTTTTGTGATTCTGGTGTTAGGGCATGTGCTGATTAACGCCGGGCGCTCGGTTGGCAGTCAGGCTGGTCAGGCGTTTCATTTGTCGATGGCCAATCTTAAACGTCGGGCAAAAGCCAATCAGGTGCAGCTTGTCAGCTTCACCATTGCCATCCAGTTGTTATTGTTGATGCTGGTGGTACGCAATGATTTAATCAACGAATGGCAGGCGCAGTTACCACAAAATACGCCAAATCAGTTTCTGGTGAATGTCAGTAAAACTCAGGTTCCTGCGGTAGAAGGCTTTCTCGAGCAACAAGGGCTGGCAGCCAGTGATTTGTATCCTATTGTTCGCGGCCGTCTTTCTGCGATCAATGAAGAGCAGGTCCGTCGCCGGGTTTCTAAGGAAGAGGAAAACGCTAGTGAACAGGGACGCCGTGGCATTGGCCGCGAGTTGAATTTAACCTGGCATCAAAATCTTCCTAAAGAAAATGAGGTCATTGAAGGTGAATGGTTCAGCAAAGAAAACCCGAAGCCGGAAGTTTCAGTGGAGCAGCGATTGGCTGAACGCCTGCAGATTGGCGTTGGTGATGAGCTAACTTTCCAAATCGGTAGTGAAGTGGTGTCTATGCCAGTTACCAGCATACGTACCGTAAACTGGCAATCGATGCAGCCAAACTTCTATATGATTTTTTCTGAGTCGGTACTGGCAGATTTCCCTGCAACCTATATTGCCGCCATTTACGTGCCGGCCATGCAAAAATCAGAATTCCAGGACTTTTTGAAAAACTACCCAACCATTAGCATTATCGATGTGGATGCGATCATCTCGCAGTTAAGAACGGTGATCTCTCAGGTTTCACTGGCGGTAGAGTTTATCTTAATCCTGGTGTTAATTGCCGGAGCTCTGGTATTGGTGGCTCAGGTCCAGGCGAGCATGGAAGAGCGTGAAAGGGAACTAGCGATACTTCGTACCTTAGGAGCCAAAGGCAGCTTGCTTACCAATAGCGTGTTACTTGAGTTCATTATTCTCGGCTCTATCGCCGGATTGCTTGGCAGTTTATCGATGGAGCTTGGTGTTCTTATCCTGCAAACGCAAGTGTTTGATATGAGCGCGAGTATTCATTGGCAATATTGGATATTAGGGACTGTGATAGGAGCAACCGTGGTTGGTTTCCTAGGAATGGCATCCTGCTATCGATTATTAAAGCTTTCCAGCTTGACCTTGATTCGACGTACCTTGTAA
- a CDS encoding YciI family protein: MLYAIISEDVENSLPLRMQVRDKHLARLKQLKDEGRLVLAGPCPAIDDENPGDAGFTGSLLVLEFSSLKEAKTWADADPYIEAGVYKSVTVKPFKQVF; encoded by the coding sequence ATGTTGTACGCGATTATCAGCGAAGACGTTGAGAACAGTCTGCCGTTGCGCATGCAGGTTCGTGACAAACACCTTGCCAGACTAAAACAACTTAAAGATGAAGGACGCCTGGTTTTAGCCGGTCCTTGTCCAGCGATTGATGATGAGAACCCCGGCGACGCCGGTTTCACTGGCTCTTTATTAGTGTTGGAGTTTTCCAGCCTTAAAGAGGCCAAAACCTGGGCCGATGCTGACCCTTACATTGAAGCTGGGGTTTATAAATCTGTCACCGTAAAACCGTTTAAACAGGTTTTTTAA
- a CDS encoding septation protein A, translating to MTAFFEFIPLIIFFVVYKTVDIYWATGALIISAAIQLIVMKIQGKEIPQKQWWLFGLIAVFGALTLFFQNDAFIKWKVTIVNVFFAIGLWVSHAFFKKNLLQAMLGESINMPKKIWTRYNYAWVSFFLVCGVLNLYVAFNFPQETWVNFKVFGLTILTFVFALSSLLLIYKHIEPEPEQAEADADVAATNNINNNEESGK from the coding sequence ATGACCGCTTTTTTCGAATTTATTCCACTCATCATCTTTTTTGTTGTCTACAAAACTGTCGACATTTATTGGGCAACAGGCGCCCTGATAATATCAGCGGCGATCCAGCTTATCGTCATGAAAATTCAAGGCAAAGAGATCCCGCAAAAGCAGTGGTGGTTATTTGGCTTGATCGCCGTTTTTGGAGCACTGACGTTATTTTTTCAAAACGACGCGTTTATTAAGTGGAAAGTCACGATTGTGAACGTATTTTTTGCGATTGGACTTTGGGTAAGCCACGCCTTTTTCAAGAAGAACCTGTTGCAGGCCATGTTAGGCGAATCCATTAACATGCCAAAGAAAATCTGGACTCGCTACAACTATGCCTGGGTCAGCTTTTTCCTGGTTTGTGGAGTATTAAACTTATATGTGGCGTTTAATTTCCCGCAGGAAACCTGGGTAAACTTTAAAGTCTTTGGTCTAACCATCTTAACCTTCGTGTTCGCGTTAAGTTCATTGTTGCTGATTTATAAGCATATCGAGCCGGAACCGGAGCAAGCGGAAGCAGATGCTGACGTTGCCGCAACCAATAACATCAATAACAACGAAGAATCAGGGAAATAA
- a CDS encoding arylesterase — translation MMKKFFPWLLLVCCTFANPVLAQYSILLLGDSLSASYGMQENEGWVTILNENLEQDQANYRIINASISGETTDGGLARLPKILEQQKIDYLLIELGGNDGLRGFPPKLIKNNLLQMIELAQNENIKVIVSDVKIPPNYGQRYNKMFNDVFKDVTEQTGSTLIPFFIEDVAVNAELMQADGIHPTKEAQPQLAKRMRELLEPVVTQAAK, via the coding sequence ATGATGAAAAAATTTTTCCCTTGGTTGTTGCTAGTATGTTGTACGTTCGCCAACCCGGTTTTGGCTCAATACTCTATTTTACTACTAGGTGATAGCCTGAGTGCAAGTTACGGGATGCAGGAAAACGAAGGATGGGTGACGATTTTAAACGAAAATCTTGAACAGGATCAGGCAAATTATCGCATTATCAACGCCAGTATTAGTGGCGAAACAACCGATGGTGGCCTCGCCCGACTCCCGAAAATACTGGAGCAGCAAAAGATTGATTACTTACTTATTGAACTTGGCGGCAATGACGGCTTACGAGGTTTCCCACCGAAATTAATTAAAAATAATTTGTTACAAATGATCGAGCTGGCTCAAAACGAAAACATCAAAGTTATCGTCAGCGACGTAAAAATCCCGCCAAATTACGGTCAGCGTTATAACAAAATGTTCAATGACGTATTCAAAGATGTGACCGAACAGACCGGTAGTACGCTAATCCCATTTTTTATTGAGGACGTTGCCGTTAACGCCGAACTTATGCAGGCCGATGGTATTCATCCAACCAAAGAAGCACAACCTCAATTGGCCAAGCGGATGCGCGAATTGTTAGAACCTGTGGTTACGCAAGCCGCTAAATAA
- a CDS encoding ABC transporter ATP-binding protein, giving the protein MLQDPDLILQCRQVTKQVTTGEKTLDILQPIDLQVRPGETVAIIGASGSGKTTLLSLLAGLDTPTQGEIYLKQAPLHKFDEEQRSAVRAKHVGFIFQSFLLINSLTALENVMLPAELAGSDKAEQDALDMLEKVGLKDRADHFPSQLSGGEQQRVAIARAFISSPDILFADEPTGNLDSKTGDTVSDLLFELNQQQGTTLVLVTHDNGLAAQCQRQLVMHAGELTESVKKMAEVV; this is encoded by the coding sequence ATGCTTCAGGATCCTGATTTAATTTTACAATGTCGACAAGTGACCAAACAGGTGACTACCGGCGAGAAAACACTGGATATTTTACAACCAATCGACCTTCAGGTTCGACCGGGTGAAACCGTGGCGATTATCGGGGCTTCTGGCTCTGGTAAAACCACGCTTTTATCTCTGCTAGCCGGGTTGGACACTCCAACGCAAGGGGAAATTTACCTCAAACAGGCGCCTTTGCACAAGTTCGATGAAGAACAACGCTCTGCGGTACGAGCAAAACACGTCGGTTTTATCTTCCAATCGTTTCTCTTAATCAACAGTTTAACCGCTTTGGAAAATGTCATGTTACCAGCGGAACTTGCAGGCAGCGACAAGGCTGAGCAAGACGCTCTGGATATGCTCGAAAAAGTAGGTTTGAAAGACCGAGCCGACCATTTCCCATCGCAATTATCTGGTGGAGAGCAACAACGTGTTGCTATCGCCCGAGCATTTATTAGCTCTCCAGATATCCTTTTTGCCGATGAGCCAACCGGTAACCTGGATAGCAAAACCGGTGATACCGTCAGCGACTTATTGTTCGAGCTGAATCAACAACAAGGCACGACGTTAGTATTAGTTACCCATGACAACGGCCTTGCAGCCCAATGTCAGCGCCAGTTAGTGATGCACGCCGGAGAGCTGACCGAATCCGTAAAGAAGATGGCTGAGGTGGTTTAA
- the yfaE gene encoding class I ribonucleotide reductase maintenance protein YfaE — MNEKVVESEFDHHTHKNLLEFFEQHNIEAHYHCRDGFCGACRVDLLEGSTEYTNGEPLAFIRDGEILLCCSVPTSDIKISCD, encoded by the coding sequence GTGAATGAAAAGGTGGTCGAGTCTGAATTCGATCATCATACCCATAAAAATCTGCTCGAGTTTTTCGAGCAGCACAATATCGAAGCCCATTATCATTGCCGCGACGGGTTCTGTGGAGCCTGTCGTGTCGATTTACTCGAGGGCTCTACCGAATATACTAATGGCGAACCCCTGGCCTTCATTCGCGACGGCGAAATCCTGCTTTGCTGCTCCGTGCCCACTTCCGATATCAAAATTTCCTGCGATTAA
- a CDS encoding TIGR01777 family oxidoreductase yields the protein MMNVLITGGTGLIGSHFIQRFQDKYQFTVLSRQHTPIMPSDINPAVMTFIDTLDKLDNLNDFDIVINLAGQPLVDKRWNRTQKQKICQSRWQITEQLSKLINDSDNPPAVFLSGSAIGYYGRQGEQDIDETFKDCYPEFSHQVCKVWEDKARLCKNKTRLCLLRTGIVLERNRGALAKMIPAYRLGMGGQLSHGKQIMSWIHIDDMVNAIQFIIENDTLRGPVNMTAPNPVPNREFSEALADALNRPNFATMPAFVLRALFGEMSDLLLFGQRVLPIALISAGYSFEHADIKDAFAQLLK from the coding sequence ATGATGAATGTATTAATTACGGGTGGCACAGGGCTGATAGGTAGCCACTTTATTCAGCGCTTTCAGGATAAATATCAATTTACCGTATTGTCACGGCAACACACACCGATTATGCCCAGCGACATTAATCCTGCAGTGATGACCTTTATTGACACCTTGGATAAGCTGGACAATCTCAATGACTTTGACATCGTCATTAATCTTGCGGGGCAACCCTTAGTCGATAAGCGTTGGAATCGAACCCAAAAACAAAAAATCTGCCAGAGTCGCTGGCAAATCACCGAACAGCTAAGCAAGCTAATCAACGACAGTGATAACCCTCCTGCTGTTTTCTTATCTGGCTCCGCCATTGGGTATTATGGTCGCCAGGGCGAACAAGATATTGATGAGACTTTCAAAGATTGTTACCCCGAATTTAGTCATCAGGTGTGTAAAGTCTGGGAAGATAAAGCAAGATTATGTAAAAACAAGACTCGGTTATGCCTGTTAAGAACAGGTATTGTGTTAGAACGAAATCGCGGCGCACTGGCGAAAATGATCCCGGCCTATCGACTCGGTATGGGCGGACAATTGTCTCATGGTAAACAAATCATGTCCTGGATCCATATTGACGATATGGTCAATGCCATACAGTTTATTATCGAAAATGACACTCTGCGCGGCCCGGTGAATATGACAGCACCAAACCCAGTGCCTAACCGTGAATTTAGCGAAGCGCTGGCTGACGCGTTAAACCGACCAAATTTTGCCACCATGCCGGCATTTGTGCTGCGCGCTCTTTTCGGGGAAATGTCTGATTTACTGCTGTTCGGTCAACGAGTTTTGCCGATAGCATTGATAAGCGCCGGCTATAGCTTCGAGCACGCTGACATCAAAGACGCGTTTGCCCAGCTCCTAAAATAA
- a CDS encoding M24 family metallopeptidase, translated as MINKYGIGGSTAAQELANLTDMCADLQGISDGEYAARIERAQKIMQNHGIHAVYLNAGTNLTYFTGTNWYPSERMVGAILPAVGKVEYIAPYFEYDTLKQYMAVDGKVHTWHEHESPYQLFVDVLTGLNIDSGNIGVDELTPFFIANGINLLTDNYQWLDAKVVTAGCRMQKSEQEIAIMQRAKDITLVAQQAAARILYPGITVSEVEQFIDAAHKKLGASAGSYFCIVLFGEDTAYPHGVAKPKTLDINDMVLIDTGCELYGYHSDITRSYVFGEASERQRQVWEHEKQAQLIAFAAAKPNHPCSDVDDAARAYLASKGYGPEYQLPGLPHRTGHGIGLDIHEWPYLVGNEQTPLAKGMCFSNEPMLCIPGEFGVRLEDHFYMTDTGPKWFTEPSHSIDNPFGYTVD; from the coding sequence ATGATTAATAAGTATGGAATCGGCGGTTCAACGGCTGCGCAAGAGTTGGCAAACCTAACGGATATGTGTGCAGATCTGCAGGGCATCAGTGATGGCGAGTATGCTGCTCGGATAGAGCGCGCTCAAAAAATCATGCAAAACCACGGGATCCATGCGGTTTATCTCAATGCCGGCACCAATCTAACCTATTTTACCGGCACCAACTGGTATCCTTCGGAGCGAATGGTCGGAGCAATATTACCGGCTGTCGGCAAAGTTGAGTACATCGCCCCTTATTTTGAATACGATACGTTAAAACAATATATGGCGGTCGATGGCAAGGTACACACCTGGCACGAGCACGAGAGTCCATATCAGCTATTTGTGGATGTATTAACCGGGTTAAATATTGATTCCGGTAACATTGGTGTTGATGAACTAACGCCGTTTTTCATTGCCAACGGTATCAATCTGCTTACCGATAATTATCAATGGTTAGATGCAAAGGTTGTGACTGCCGGCTGTCGAATGCAAAAGTCTGAGCAGGAGATTGCCATCATGCAGCGAGCTAAAGATATCACTCTGGTTGCGCAACAGGCCGCCGCCAGAATTTTATACCCGGGTATCACGGTTAGTGAAGTCGAACAGTTTATTGATGCCGCCCACAAAAAGCTTGGCGCGAGTGCCGGTTCCTATTTTTGCATTGTCTTATTCGGCGAAGATACCGCGTATCCTCACGGCGTAGCCAAGCCTAAAACACTGGATATCAACGATATGGTACTTATTGATACCGGTTGTGAACTTTATGGCTATCACTCTGATATCACCCGCTCATATGTGTTTGGGGAAGCCAGTGAGCGCCAGCGCCAGGTGTGGGAACATGAAAAACAGGCACAATTAATCGCCTTTGCCGCCGCCAAACCGAATCACCCCTGCTCCGACGTTGATGATGCCGCGCGCGCTTATCTTGCATCAAAAGGCTATGGCCCAGAATACCAATTGCCAGGTTTGCCGCACCGAACCGGTCACGGTATCGGTCTGGATATTCATGAATGGCCCTATTTAGTTGGCAATGAGCAAACTCCGTTGGCCAAAGGTATGTGCTTTTCTAATGAGCCCATGCTTTGTATTCCGGGTGAATTTGGGGTCCGATTAGAAGACCATTTTTATATGACAGATACTGGTCCGAAATGGTTTACTGAACCCTCGCACAGCATTGATAACCCATTCGGTTACACCGTCGATTAA
- a CDS encoding polysaccharide deacetylase family protein — translation MSTLSSGLYGFKGISQGLFLTGLIISIVMLSALINSGQAIATPDLEQEPDPEPEPSFANKIVWPDNRQVAVSLSYDDALNSQLDNAIPALNQYGFTASFYLTLASDAVPGRIEQWRQAVKQGHELGNHSIFHGCSKEPEDRDWVAEHLDLSKRSVADVVAEIRVASDYLYAIDGKSTRTFTAPCFETKVAGEQSFLDDIRGDFIGIKGHERNLSKADNRLWAAFAITGQALIDYVEEQAKEASVIQIVFHGIGGDHLSVDIDAHQALLRYLDANKDKYWVADYRSIMAVVNEQRAPR, via the coding sequence ATGTCAACGCTTAGCAGCGGGTTATACGGTTTTAAAGGAATAAGCCAAGGCTTATTCCTGACGGGGCTGATAATCTCTATTGTGATGCTCTCTGCATTAATTAACTCTGGCCAGGCGATAGCAACGCCGGACTTAGAACAAGAGCCTGATCCAGAACCAGAACCAAGCTTTGCAAACAAAATTGTCTGGCCCGATAATCGGCAAGTGGCTGTTTCCTTGAGTTATGATGATGCACTGAACAGTCAGCTGGACAATGCTATTCCTGCGCTTAATCAATATGGTTTTACGGCAAGCTTTTACCTGACGCTCGCATCGGATGCAGTGCCAGGGCGCATAGAACAATGGCGCCAAGCCGTTAAACAAGGCCATGAACTTGGCAATCATAGTATTTTCCATGGCTGCTCAAAAGAGCCTGAAGATCGTGATTGGGTGGCCGAACATTTAGATTTATCGAAACGCAGCGTTGCCGATGTGGTCGCTGAAATAAGGGTAGCCAGTGATTATTTGTATGCTATCGATGGTAAGTCTACCCGCACTTTTACCGCGCCCTGTTTTGAAACCAAAGTCGCCGGTGAACAAAGCTTTCTCGACGATATTCGAGGAGATTTTATCGGTATCAAAGGCCACGAAAGGAATTTATCTAAAGCGGATAATCGCTTGTGGGCGGCGTTTGCTATAACTGGGCAAGCGTTGATTGATTACGTTGAAGAGCAGGCAAAAGAGGCCAGTGTTATTCAAATCGTGTTTCACGGTATCGGTGGTGATCACTTGAGCGTAGACATTGACGCTCACCAGGCGTTATTGCGTTATTTAGATGCTAACAAGGATAAATATTGGGTAGCCGATTATCGGTCGATAATGGCGGTGGTAAACGAGCAAAGAGCGCCGCGCTAA
- a CDS encoding AI-2E family transporter, with the protein MTQVNQGQTKESGVVRVILIVALLVIIMAGIKEANNLLVPFLLSIFIAIACNPLVNKAVEYKVPKTLAVLVVIGMFFGAGFLIAGLLGNSLNELSTQMPTYKAQVTEKFAGLIDFLAANNVRVSKSFFMQYLDPGAAMGFAANMLSSFGNIMANLFFIILTVVFMLLEASTIPTKLHLAFQDPQMKMDQIDKFLSSVNQYLAIKTVVSIGTGILVSTMLWAFGLDFYLLWGVVAFLFNFIPNIGSIIAAVPAVLLALVQLSPTIAGFIGLGYILINTVMGNIVEPRYLGKGLGLSTLVVFLSLVFWGWLLGTVGMLLSVPLTMIIKIALENSAEGHWFSVLLSDSQTLDSEVEQLQQSEEEESKA; encoded by the coding sequence ATGACTCAGGTTAATCAGGGACAAACCAAGGAAAGTGGGGTGGTAAGGGTAATCCTTATCGTGGCACTACTGGTGATTATTATGGCTGGTATTAAAGAGGCCAACAATCTTCTCGTTCCGTTTTTATTATCCATTTTTATCGCTATCGCCTGTAATCCGTTGGTCAATAAGGCCGTTGAATATAAGGTGCCGAAAACTCTGGCGGTATTAGTTGTTATCGGTATGTTTTTTGGCGCGGGCTTTTTAATCGCCGGTTTACTTGGTAATTCGTTAAACGAGCTATCGACACAAATGCCAACCTATAAAGCTCAGGTTACCGAAAAGTTTGCGGGGCTCATCGATTTTCTCGCTGCCAATAACGTTCGGGTGTCAAAATCTTTCTTTATGCAGTATCTCGACCCAGGAGCGGCGATGGGATTTGCGGCCAATATGCTGTCGAGCTTCGGCAATATTATGGCAAACCTGTTTTTCATTATTCTGACCGTGGTATTCATGCTGTTAGAAGCCTCGACTATCCCAACCAAGCTGCATCTTGCATTCCAGGATCCGCAGATGAAAATGGATCAGATTGATAAGTTTTTGTCCTCAGTGAATCAATATCTGGCGATAAAAACCGTGGTCAGTATTGGTACCGGTATTTTGGTGAGTACCATGCTTTGGGCATTTGGTCTAGATTTCTATCTGTTGTGGGGCGTCGTTGCCTTTCTGTTTAACTTTATTCCTAACATTGGTTCCATCATCGCTGCGGTTCCTGCTGTGCTGTTGGCCCTGGTGCAACTTAGCCCGACTATCGCTGGCTTCATTGGTCTTGGCTATATTCTCATTAACACCGTAATGGGCAATATCGTTGAACCTCGTTATCTTGGTAAAGGTCTGGGGTTATCAACCTTAGTGGTTTTCCTGTCGTTGGTATTCTGGGGCTGGTTATTAGGCACGGTTGGCATGTTGTTGTCGGTGCCACTTACCATGATTATCAAAATTGCTTTGGAAAACTCCGCCGAAGGGCATTGGTTTTCGGTATTACTCAGTGACTCACAAACTCTGGATTCAGAAGTTGAACAATTACAGCAGTCCGAAGAAGAGGAATCAAAAGCTTAA
- a CDS encoding sulfotransferase: MQINSNQPKLFVVSLPRTATTSFCLAMLEQGLKVAHTAYTLKTFNQADVIADTPIFNDYRRLDSLFPNARFIYLERDIQSWLPSIRQLLQRMQTNLQRTDGGFNPILKRCYADVFSQYSLEMLADDAFLIESFNAHQQQVFDYFAERPTDFTRLSPDQANWWQTIESLLDWPLQAAPFPHVNKGGKVTKWNELRHPLKIESTRNGRVDDLDKLLYRL; this comes from the coding sequence ATGCAAATCAATAGCAATCAACCGAAACTGTTTGTGGTATCACTTCCCAGAACCGCCACAACCAGTTTTTGCCTGGCAATGCTTGAGCAGGGTCTGAAGGTCGCACATACAGCGTATACCTTGAAGACCTTTAACCAGGCTGACGTAATTGCCGATACACCGATATTTAACGATTACCGAAGGCTTGATAGTCTATTCCCAAACGCACGATTTATTTACTTAGAGCGAGATATTCAATCCTGGCTGCCGTCGATTCGTCAATTATTACAGAGAATGCAAACAAATTTACAGCGCACCGACGGCGGATTTAATCCGATATTAAAACGTTGTTATGCTGATGTATTTTCTCAGTACTCGTTGGAAATGCTGGCAGATGATGCGTTTCTAATCGAGAGTTTCAATGCCCATCAACAACAGGTTTTCGACTATTTTGCCGAACGGCCAACCGATTTCACTCGGTTATCGCCAGATCAGGCAAACTGGTGGCAGACCATAGAATCTTTACTCGACTGGCCATTGCAAGCGGCGCCATTCCCACATGTGAATAAGGGTGGCAAAGTGACCAAGTGGAATGAGCTTCGCCACCCGTTAAAAATTGAATCAACCCGTAATGGCCGAGTGGATGATCTCGACAAACTTCTTTATCGTTTATAA
- a CDS encoding DUF6868 family protein, whose amino-acid sequence MGDLSVWTSFFGWCTVINFVILLFATFMIRFAQDWAMEIHSKMFNIDKAQLPGMYFKYVANFKIVSVVFSFTPWLALTLMG is encoded by the coding sequence ATGGGTGATTTATCGGTTTGGACAAGTTTCTTTGGCTGGTGCACCGTGATCAACTTTGTCATTTTATTGTTTGCGACCTTTATGATCCGCTTTGCTCAGGATTGGGCGATGGAGATCCACAGTAAAATGTTCAATATTGATAAGGCGCAATTGCCAGGCATGTACTTTAAATACGTGGCGAATTTTAAGATTGTCTCGGTGGTATTTAGTTTCACGCCATGGCTGGCATTGACATTGATGGGGTAG